A stretch of Flexivirga aerilata DNA encodes these proteins:
- a CDS encoding class F sortase: MVRGLAALVVALLLTACGSGGMTKAPSAPVAAGGADRPARTLTPAVPQAPASDGDDARDGATGGQPSSAAPSTLAPPAASARPGPTQRLTFAPTAVRLARSGSSARVQPIAPGAGGVLLPPDDSRVVGWWSGGAQAGAAYGSVVLAGHIDSATSGIGVFAALLTAHRGDRVRVEAGAGRQEFVVREVRDVRKLDLTADADPFDQAVPLRLVLITCTGTFDRATGHYDRNRVVVAEPVGPATRG; this comes from the coding sequence ATGGTGCGCGGGCTCGCCGCGCTCGTCGTCGCACTCCTGCTCACCGCCTGCGGCTCCGGGGGTATGACGAAAGCCCCGTCCGCCCCGGTCGCGGCCGGCGGCGCGGACCGGCCCGCTCGCACCCTCACCCCAGCCGTCCCGCAGGCGCCCGCGAGCGACGGGGATGACGCGCGCGACGGCGCCACCGGCGGGCAGCCGTCCTCGGCCGCCCCGTCGACGCTCGCCCCGCCCGCGGCGAGCGCCCGGCCCGGGCCCACGCAACGGCTGACCTTCGCACCGACCGCGGTGCGCCTCGCGCGGAGCGGGTCGAGCGCCCGCGTGCAGCCGATCGCGCCCGGCGCGGGCGGAGTGCTGCTGCCACCGGACGACTCGCGGGTCGTCGGCTGGTGGTCCGGGGGCGCGCAGGCGGGCGCGGCATACGGCAGCGTGGTGCTGGCCGGTCACATCGACTCGGCGACCAGTGGCATCGGCGTCTTCGCGGCGCTGCTCACCGCGCACCGCGGCGACCGGGTGCGGGTCGAGGCAGGCGCCGGGCGGCAGGAGTTCGTGGTGCGCGAGGTGCGGGACGTCCGCAAGCTCGATCTGACCGCGGACGCCGACCCCTTCGACCAGGCGGTGCCGCTGCGGCTGGTGCTCATCACCTGCACCGGCACGTTCGACCGGGCGACCGGTCATTACGATCGCAACCGCGTGGTCGTCGCCGAGCCCGTCGGACCGGCGACCCGCGGCTGA
- a CDS encoding DUF475 domain-containing protein, with translation MTALKHFRIDFVITALVLVVAFLYDSWTGVTLCAILILVEIVFSFDNAAVNAKYLVRLNEFWQKMFLTVGILIAVFGMRLVFPFAIVTISGGISPMKALDLALEKGDPSVPGTYGYILNEAHPAIAAFGGMFLLLLFLDFMFDPEREITWLSWIEKPLQKLGKLDVLSVVIAGLFLLVASETLVHSTPVHTEVQMRSIVLFSGLLGIVLYLAVNGLSSMMEAREARMDREFEDADAHSSTGHTALLAGKAALSMFLFLEVLDATFSFDGVIGAFAITPDPLIIMMGLGVGALYVRSMTIYLVRQGTLAEYRFLEHGAHWAIGALAVMLILSIKYELGEFVIGGVGIAFILAAWLSSIAANKRDAAAEGADDTINEDQGARA, from the coding sequence TTGACCGCCCTCAAACACTTCCGGATCGACTTCGTCATCACGGCGCTCGTTCTGGTCGTCGCATTCCTCTACGACAGCTGGACCGGTGTCACGCTCTGCGCGATCCTGATCCTGGTCGAGATCGTCTTCTCCTTCGACAACGCCGCGGTCAACGCCAAATACCTGGTGCGGCTCAACGAGTTCTGGCAGAAGATGTTCCTGACGGTCGGCATCCTGATCGCGGTCTTCGGCATGCGGCTGGTCTTCCCGTTCGCGATCGTGACGATCTCGGGCGGCATCAGCCCGATGAAGGCGCTCGACCTCGCCCTGGAGAAGGGTGACCCGTCGGTGCCGGGCACCTACGGCTACATCCTCAACGAGGCGCACCCGGCGATCGCCGCCTTCGGTGGCATGTTCCTGCTGCTGCTCTTCCTGGACTTCATGTTCGACCCGGAGCGGGAGATCACCTGGCTGTCCTGGATCGAGAAGCCGCTGCAGAAGCTGGGCAAGCTCGACGTGCTGTCCGTCGTGATCGCCGGCCTCTTCCTGCTGGTCGCGAGCGAGACCCTGGTGCACTCCACACCGGTGCACACCGAGGTGCAGATGCGCTCGATCGTGCTGTTCTCCGGCTTGCTCGGCATCGTGCTCTATCTCGCGGTCAACGGCCTGTCCTCGATGATGGAGGCGCGCGAGGCGCGTATGGACCGGGAGTTCGAGGATGCCGACGCGCACTCCTCCACCGGGCACACTGCGCTGCTCGCCGGCAAGGCCGCACTCTCGATGTTCCTCTTCCTCGAGGTGCTCGACGCGACGTTCTCCTTCGACGGCGTCATCGGCGCGTTCGCGATCACCCCCGACCCGCTGATCATCATGATGGGCCTCGGTGTCGGTGCCCTCTACGTGCGGTCGATGACGATCTACCTGGTCCGCCAGGGCACGCTCGCCGAATACCGCTTCCTGGAGCACGGCGCGCACTGGGCAATCGGTGCGCTCGCCGTCATGCTGATCCTCAGCATCAAGTATGAACTCGGCGAGTTCGTCATCGGTGGGGTCGGCATCGCCTTCATCCTGGCGGCCTGGCTCAGCTCGATCGCCGCCAACAAGCGTGACGCCGCGGCCGAGGGGGCCGACGACACGATCAACGAGGATCAAGGAGCCCGAGCATGA
- a CDS encoding CopD family protein has protein sequence MIAGVTAVAADAATSGFGTVLLGGVRVLGYLGFVLLIGTTFFLTWLWPEGRVLPTFRRLIALGTALTVIATLVIPMIASGVAWSSYAGREGVCAFARISLVALGIGFAADVSGSTRRHRLVITLWQLAMIETYVLSSDAWGGQLAALKIAATTGHLAATAAWLGGLLALASVLIPSDGLDALHDVLPRFSVVAIVSVITLVVSGTLHALAVAGGLHDLIDSRFGTSLMVKVVVFGAMLLLGNVGRQYAGHAARRNALEIDETASPHSIQALGVAIGMEFTLAAGVLVATAVLVQFAPG, from the coding sequence ATGATCGCCGGTGTGACCGCGGTGGCAGCCGACGCGGCGACCTCGGGCTTCGGCACCGTGCTGCTCGGCGGCGTCCGGGTGCTCGGCTACCTCGGCTTCGTGCTGCTCATCGGGACGACGTTCTTCCTGACCTGGCTGTGGCCGGAGGGGCGGGTGCTGCCGACCTTCCGGCGGCTCATCGCCCTCGGCACGGCGCTGACCGTGATCGCGACTCTCGTCATACCGATGATCGCGTCGGGGGTCGCCTGGTCGAGTTATGCCGGGCGCGAAGGCGTGTGCGCGTTCGCGCGAATCAGCCTGGTAGCGCTCGGGATCGGCTTCGCCGCCGACGTCAGTGGATCGACCCGGCGGCACCGTCTGGTGATCACCCTCTGGCAGCTGGCGATGATCGAGACCTACGTGCTCAGCTCGGACGCCTGGGGCGGGCAGCTCGCGGCGCTGAAGATCGCCGCGACCACCGGCCACCTGGCCGCGACCGCGGCCTGGCTGGGTGGCCTGCTCGCGCTCGCGTCGGTGCTCATCCCGAGCGACGGGCTCGACGCGCTGCACGACGTGCTGCCGCGCTTCTCAGTCGTGGCGATCGTCAGCGTGATCACCCTCGTGGTGAGCGGCACCCTGCACGCGCTCGCGGTCGCGGGCGGCCTGCACGACCTGATCGACTCGCGCTTCGGCACATCGCTCATGGTCAAGGTCGTGGTCTTCGGCGCGATGCTGCTGCTCGGCAACGTCGGCCGGCAGTATGCCGGGCACGCCGCCCGCCGCAACGCGCTCGAGATCGACGAAACCGCCTCCCCGCACAGCATCCAGGCGCTCGGCGTCGCGATCGGGATGGAGTTCACCCTCGCCGCCGGCGTGCTGGTCGCGACTGCCGTGCTGGTGCAGTTCGCGCCGGGGTGA
- a CDS encoding TerD family protein, whose amino-acid sequence MAVSLSKGGNISLEKAAPGMTNAVIGLGWDPRTTDGAPFDLDASVLLLGENGKVRGDLDFVFYNNLSGDNGSVQHQGDNRTGEGEGDDESINVALGQVSPDVARIVVVASIDQADQRRQNFGQVADAYIRIYDADDPHNTDKGVRFDLGEDASTETALIFGELYRHGAEWKFRAIGQGYAGGLASVITEFGLQVG is encoded by the coding sequence ATGGCAGTCAGCCTGAGCAAGGGCGGCAACATCTCCCTCGAGAAGGCCGCGCCCGGCATGACCAACGCAGTCATCGGGCTCGGCTGGGACCCGCGCACCACCGACGGCGCGCCCTTCGACCTGGACGCCTCCGTGCTGCTGCTCGGCGAGAACGGCAAGGTCCGCGGCGACCTCGACTTCGTCTTCTACAACAACCTCAGCGGCGACAACGGCTCGGTGCAGCACCAGGGCGACAACCGCACCGGTGAGGGCGAGGGCGACGACGAGTCGATCAACGTCGCGCTCGGGCAGGTGTCGCCCGACGTCGCGCGCATCGTGGTGGTCGCGTCGATCGATCAGGCCGACCAGCGCCGGCAGAACTTCGGCCAGGTCGCCGACGCCTACATCCGCATCTACGACGCCGACGACCCGCACAACACCGACAAAGGCGTGCGCTTCGACCTCGGCGAGGACGCCTCGACCGAGACCGCGCTCATCTTCGGCGAGCTCTACCGGCACGGCGCCGAGTGGAAGTTCCGCGCGATCGGTCAGGGGTATGCCGGGGGTCTGGCGAGCGTGATCACCGAGTTCGGCCTGCAGGTCGGCTGA
- a CDS encoding ABC transporter ATP-binding protein: protein MRYHLQSIALILRTSWQVNRGATVVAFVEALGRVFEYLMPLFVGLAVTGLVDHRQSLLVLGLLGAIGGQAFSALLGIAGVQARVGLNERIGHRLDAEIAGISGGAPTLDHLQDPQYQDQMHALRERMGALGMAYNSLVNTVNNLVGPITTLVVAATADLRLLLLLLIAVPASFGARATVRWEQQAEDESAEAGRRSKHLADLTVSPVPASELRVFGARRLVRGLLAIQSGQWRKPFTRAVIHGSVLQTVITAVYVAGSVAVLAWLVRDALDGRVGPGRVATAVLVVGQLREAVSNLQHGVHFLAQTLRTVGRFRWLGAYGERVTAAHPGSAAAPAALTDGLTLDHVTFRYPGAERDALRDVSLHLPAGEVVAVVGENGAGKSTLIGLLTGMYDVTDGRVLVDGTDLTELSLDDWRARCAGAFQDHLRLELTARESIGVGGIRDGELPGDDAIHAALEDAAASDVLRALPAGLDTQLGPSWPGGVDLSGGQWQRLAIGRAMLREAPLLLVLDEPTSALDPATEHALFDRYAAAARETSRAGGVTIVVTHRFSTVASADRVVVLAGGRVAEEGTHAELMAKGGHYAELYGLQAAGYR, encoded by the coding sequence ATGCGCTATCACCTGCAGTCCATCGCGTTGATCCTGCGCACGTCGTGGCAGGTCAACCGAGGAGCGACCGTCGTCGCCTTCGTCGAGGCACTCGGCCGGGTCTTCGAATACCTCATGCCCCTCTTCGTCGGCCTGGCCGTCACCGGCCTGGTCGACCACCGGCAGTCGCTGCTCGTCCTCGGCCTGCTCGGCGCGATCGGTGGCCAGGCGTTCAGCGCGCTGCTCGGCATCGCCGGGGTGCAGGCCCGCGTCGGGCTCAACGAGCGGATCGGTCACCGGCTCGACGCCGAGATCGCCGGGATCAGCGGTGGCGCCCCGACCCTCGATCACCTGCAGGACCCGCAATACCAGGACCAGATGCACGCACTCCGCGAACGCATGGGCGCCCTTGGTATGGCGTACAACTCACTCGTCAACACGGTCAACAACCTGGTCGGGCCGATCACCACGCTGGTCGTCGCCGCGACCGCCGACCTGCGCCTCCTGCTGTTGCTGCTGATCGCGGTGCCCGCGTCTTTCGGGGCCCGTGCGACCGTGCGGTGGGAGCAGCAGGCCGAGGACGAGTCCGCGGAGGCGGGCCGGCGCAGCAAGCACCTCGCCGATCTGACGGTGTCGCCGGTGCCCGCGTCGGAGCTGCGCGTCTTCGGGGCGCGCCGGCTGGTGCGCGGGCTGCTCGCCATACAGTCCGGGCAGTGGCGAAAACCGTTCACCCGCGCGGTGATCCACGGATCGGTGCTGCAGACCGTGATCACTGCCGTCTACGTCGCGGGGTCGGTCGCGGTGCTCGCCTGGCTGGTGCGCGACGCGCTCGACGGGCGCGTCGGACCCGGCCGGGTCGCGACCGCCGTGCTCGTCGTCGGGCAGCTGCGGGAGGCGGTGAGCAACCTGCAGCACGGCGTGCACTTCCTGGCTCAGACGCTGCGCACCGTCGGGCGCTTCCGCTGGCTCGGTGCGTATGGCGAGCGCGTGACCGCGGCCCATCCGGGCTCGGCCGCGGCGCCGGCCGCGCTCACCGATGGTCTGACTCTCGACCACGTCACCTTCCGCTACCCGGGCGCCGAGCGCGACGCGCTGCGCGACGTGAGCCTGCACCTGCCGGCGGGCGAGGTCGTCGCCGTCGTGGGCGAGAACGGTGCCGGAAAGTCAACGTTGATAGGCCTGCTCACCGGCATGTACGACGTGACGGACGGCCGCGTGCTGGTCGACGGCACCGACCTGACCGAGCTCTCGCTGGACGACTGGCGCGCGCGGTGCGCGGGCGCGTTCCAGGACCACCTGCGGCTGGAGCTGACCGCGCGCGAGTCGATCGGGGTGGGCGGCATACGGGACGGGGAGCTGCCGGGTGACGACGCCATCCACGCCGCGCTCGAGGATGCCGCCGCCTCCGACGTCCTCCGGGCGCTCCCGGCCGGGCTCGACACCCAGCTCGGGCCGTCCTGGCCGGGCGGCGTCGACCTGTCCGGCGGCCAGTGGCAGCGCCTCGCGATCGGTCGCGCGATGCTGCGGGAGGCGCCGCTGCTGCTGGTGCTCGACGAACCGACGTCCGCGCTCGACCCGGCGACCGAGCACGCGCTCTTCGACCGGTATGCCGCAGCGGCCCGCGAAACCAGCCGCGCCGGCGGAGTGACGATCGTGGTGACCCACCGCTTCTCGACCGTGGCGTCCGCGGATCGTGTCGTGGTGCTCGCGGGTGGGCGGGTCGCCGAGGAGGGCACGCACGCCGAACTCATGGCCAAGGGCGGTCACTACGCCGAGCTCTACGGTCTGCAGGCGGCCGGCTACCGGTGA
- a CDS encoding TetR/AcrR family transcriptional regulator, giving the protein MVTRAAPSDQRSRNARRSVAARGDGGRLREEILDAAIALVEELDDPWRLSLRAVAREVGVAATSIYLHFDSLESLLQAVKSRLWSRFGDEMVEADEQAGPNPFDRIVGFGRAYVRFAAEQPGAFRTLFATTWNLELPHGDSFVGESQFELIVDALAEVSSDREDAVRRATQLWCGLHGMVVLRTPLSRFP; this is encoded by the coding sequence ATGGTCACCCGCGCCGCACCCTCCGACCAGCGCTCGCGCAACGCCCGGCGCTCCGTCGCCGCCCGCGGCGACGGCGGGCGGCTGCGGGAGGAGATCCTGGACGCCGCGATCGCGCTGGTCGAGGAGCTGGACGACCCGTGGCGGCTCTCGCTGCGGGCTGTCGCCCGGGAGGTCGGGGTCGCGGCAACGTCGATCTACCTGCACTTCGACTCACTCGAATCCCTTTTGCAGGCAGTCAAATCGCGGCTGTGGAGTCGCTTCGGCGACGAGATGGTCGAGGCCGACGAGCAGGCCGGCCCCAACCCGTTCGACCGGATCGTCGGCTTCGGCCGGGCCTACGTGCGGTTCGCCGCGGAGCAACCCGGCGCATTCCGCACGCTCTTCGCCACGACCTGGAACCTCGAGCTGCCGCACGGCGACTCGTTCGTCGGGGAGTCGCAGTTCGAGCTGATCGTCGATGCGCTCGCCGAGGTCAGCAGCGACCGCGAGGACGCCGTCCGGCGCGCGACCCAGCTGTGGTGCGGGCTGCACGGGATGGTCGTGCTGCGCACGCCGCTCAGCAGATTTCCCTGA
- a CDS encoding DUF4397 domain-containing protein, with product MRTNLLRAAAVATATTGIGIVAALSSATAAPAAAAGDGTVYVVQGLAGVDAAVRIDGRTVSAKAAGKTVIGPLQLGAGKHEVAVDAPGEADDTKASFTVTRGTSLDVIVHRRNDAKGSPTVTTSTNNLAPTAAGTGRVTVAHDAVVGAADVQVNGKTLFANIGNGEELTLAVPAATYSVQIVPVGKSGPTVLGPVALPIAAGKLTRVIAIGDAAKGTMDAIVQVLPLAGAAAAPPVKVDSGNGGQAQALIRQSQSQQSSTGEFAATAALLGAGVLGGGVLASRRKLRHTRSS from the coding sequence ATGCGCACCAACCTGCTGCGGGCGGCGGCCGTCGCGACCGCCACCACGGGCATCGGGATCGTCGCCGCGTTGTCGAGCGCCACGGCGGCGCCGGCTGCCGCGGCGGGCGACGGCACCGTCTACGTCGTCCAAGGTCTCGCCGGTGTCGACGCCGCGGTGCGCATCGACGGCCGCACCGTCTCGGCGAAGGCCGCCGGCAAGACCGTCATCGGACCGTTGCAACTGGGCGCCGGCAAGCACGAGGTCGCCGTCGACGCGCCGGGCGAAGCCGACGACACCAAGGCGTCGTTCACCGTGACGCGCGGCACGAGCCTCGACGTCATCGTGCACCGGCGCAACGACGCCAAGGGTTCGCCGACGGTGACCACCAGCACCAACAACCTGGCCCCGACGGCGGCGGGCACCGGCCGGGTCACGGTCGCGCACGACGCGGTCGTCGGCGCCGCGGACGTGCAGGTCAACGGCAAGACGCTCTTCGCCAACATCGGCAACGGTGAGGAGCTCACCCTCGCTGTCCCCGCCGCGACCTACTCGGTGCAGATCGTCCCGGTCGGCAAGTCCGGTCCGACGGTGCTGGGTCCGGTCGCGCTGCCCATCGCCGCGGGCAAGCTGACCCGCGTGATCGCGATTGGCGACGCCGCCAAGGGCACCATGGACGCGATCGTGCAGGTGCTCCCGCTGGCCGGTGCCGCCGCCGCGCCGCCGGTCAAGGTCGACTCGGGCAACGGCGGTCAGGCGCAGGCGCTGATCCGTCAGTCGCAGTCACAGCAGTCCTCGACCGGTGAATTCGCGGCCACCGCAGCCCTTCTCGGCGCGGGTGTGCTCGGCGGGGGCGTGCTCGCGTCCCGGCGCAAGCTGCGTCATACCCGCTCGTCCTGA
- a CDS encoding TerD family protein, which yields MSINLSKGQSVNLAKNDGGALSRVRMGLGWDTKVVTKKGLFGGSKQVQRAIDLDASAIVIGGGRVLDTVYFGKLRSGDGAIQHTGDNLTGEGDGDDESIVVDLSQVHGSVEHIVFVVNSYSGENFTEVDNAFVRVVDSMSGDTELARFQLTGSGPHTALVMAKVSRVGGGWQFTAIGTPGNGRTARDLEPLAMSAV from the coding sequence ATGAGCATTAATCTCTCCAAAGGTCAGTCGGTCAACCTGGCCAAGAACGACGGCGGCGCGCTGAGCCGGGTCCGGATGGGCCTCGGCTGGGACACCAAGGTGGTCACCAAAAAGGGCCTGTTCGGCGGCAGCAAGCAGGTGCAGCGGGCCATCGACCTCGACGCGTCGGCGATCGTGATCGGCGGCGGCCGGGTGCTCGACACCGTCTACTTCGGCAAGCTGCGCTCGGGTGACGGCGCGATCCAGCACACCGGCGACAACCTGACCGGTGAGGGCGATGGCGACGACGAGTCGATCGTCGTCGACCTGTCCCAGGTGCACGGCTCGGTCGAACACATCGTCTTCGTGGTCAACTCCTACAGCGGCGAGAACTTCACCGAGGTCGACAACGCCTTCGTCCGGGTGGTCGACTCGATGTCCGGCGACACCGAGCTGGCGCGATTCCAGCTGACCGGCTCGGGGCCGCACACCGCCCTGGTGATGGCGAAGGTGTCGCGCGTCGGCGGCGGCTGGCAGTTCACCGCGATCGGCACCCCCGGCAACGGCCGCACCGCGCGCGACCTCGAACCGCTCGCGATGAGCGCCGTCTGA
- a CDS encoding toxic anion resistance protein, with protein sequence MSNLDLSGGLGDQWQQNNGQQGGPQQPQPGQPAPQPQQAPPAPAPQQAPPTQAPPTQTAPPPAPNLPPVAAPNDTSLVLEAPQPVAVVQEQQAVQAIPVAPEAQTELDRKAQAFVNELTAMDMKAPSFAEKVNSIVNMGDTEIRRSSDVSNRMLQRPAAQAGKDSAQSKVGGTLIDLRRTITDLDPNRADLKGPKKMLKWLPGGNKIENYFMKYQSAQSHLDAIIRSLAAGQDELRKDNASIEVERNNMWQAMQKLGEYNQLATALDTAVANKVGELEAAGRTEDANIMKSDVLFAVRQRRQDIMTQMAVSVQGYLALDLVRKNNQELIRGVDRAQTTTVAALRTAVIVSQALAQQKVVLDQITALNSTTSNLIEQTSQQLKTQGAEINQQAASSTIEIDKLQAAFDNVFQTMDAIDQFRSQATQSMAQTIGALEGQVQRAKPYLERSMRQQGIDATTAGSFQPGPGQQQLRPGQQ encoded by the coding sequence ATGTCCAACCTCGACCTGAGCGGCGGGCTCGGCGACCAGTGGCAGCAGAACAACGGCCAGCAGGGCGGGCCCCAGCAGCCGCAGCCCGGCCAGCCGGCACCCCAGCCGCAGCAGGCGCCCCCGGCGCCTGCTCCCCAGCAGGCCCCACCGACACAGGCCCCGCCCACCCAGACGGCGCCGCCGCCGGCGCCGAACCTGCCGCCGGTCGCCGCGCCGAACGACACCTCGCTGGTGCTCGAGGCGCCGCAGCCGGTCGCCGTCGTCCAGGAGCAGCAGGCCGTGCAGGCGATCCCGGTCGCGCCCGAAGCGCAGACCGAGCTGGACCGGAAGGCGCAGGCGTTCGTCAATGAGCTGACCGCGATGGACATGAAGGCGCCGTCCTTCGCCGAGAAGGTCAACTCGATCGTCAACATGGGCGACACGGAGATCCGCCGCTCCTCCGACGTGTCCAACCGGATGCTGCAGCGCCCCGCCGCGCAGGCCGGCAAGGACTCCGCACAGAGCAAGGTCGGCGGCACGCTGATCGACCTGCGCCGCACGATCACCGATCTCGACCCCAACCGGGCCGACCTCAAGGGCCCCAAGAAGATGCTGAAGTGGCTGCCCGGCGGCAACAAGATCGAGAACTACTTCATGAAGTACCAGTCGGCGCAGAGCCACCTGGACGCGATCATCCGCTCGCTCGCCGCCGGTCAGGACGAGTTGCGCAAGGACAACGCCTCGATCGAGGTCGAGCGCAACAACATGTGGCAGGCGATGCAGAAGCTCGGTGAGTACAACCAGCTCGCCACTGCTCTCGACACCGCGGTCGCCAACAAGGTCGGCGAGTTGGAGGCGGCAGGACGCACCGAGGACGCCAACATCATGAAGTCGGACGTGCTCTTCGCGGTGCGGCAGCGGCGGCAGGACATCATGACCCAGATGGCCGTGTCGGTGCAGGGTTACCTCGCGCTGGACCTGGTGCGCAAGAACAACCAGGAGCTGATCCGCGGCGTCGACCGCGCCCAGACCACGACCGTCGCGGCACTGCGCACCGCGGTCATCGTCAGCCAGGCGCTCGCCCAGCAGAAGGTCGTCCTCGACCAGATCACCGCGCTCAACAGCACCACCTCCAACCTGATCGAGCAGACCTCGCAGCAGTTGAAGACCCAGGGCGCCGAGATCAACCAGCAGGCGGCGAGCAGCACGATCGAGATCGACAAGCTGCAGGCGGCCTTCGACAACGTCTTCCAGACCATGGACGCGATCGACCAGTTCCGTTCGCAGGCAACGCAATCCATGGCCCAAACCATCGGCGCCCTGGAGGGCCAGGTGCAGCGCGCCAAGCCCTACCTCGAGCGCTCGATGCGCCAGCAGGGCATCGACGCGACCACCGCGGGGTCGTTCCAGCCGGGACCCGGTCAGCAGCAGCTCCGTCCCGGCCAGCAGTGA
- a CDS encoding UBP-type zinc finger domain-containing protein, with protein sequence MAEDIDPNVPPSGTGCQECLATGGWWVHLRRCAACGHIGCCDTSPSQHATQHNAETGHPIIVSFEPGEDWAFDYSTQQVGPAPQLAPPHAHPVDQPVPGPQGAVPPNWQELIH encoded by the coding sequence ATGGCTGAGGACATCGACCCCAACGTGCCGCCGTCCGGCACCGGCTGCCAGGAATGCCTCGCGACCGGCGGGTGGTGGGTGCACCTGCGCCGCTGCGCCGCCTGCGGGCACATCGGCTGCTGCGACACCTCCCCGTCGCAGCACGCCACCCAGCACAACGCCGAGACCGGCCACCCGATCATCGTCAGTTTCGAACCCGGCGAGGACTGGGCCTTCGACTACTCCACCCAGCAGGTCGGGCCCGCGCCGCAGCTGGCGCCGCCGCACGCGCACCCGGTCGACCAGCCGGTGCCCGGCCCGCAGGGCGCCGTGCCGCCGAACTGGCAGGAGCTCATCCACTGA
- a CDS encoding TerD family protein — translation MAKGANIALRRELPDLKGVVVGVSWNTGGERSLDDNLALLTVLVGADGRALSPEHVVYFNQLVSADLSTAQLEQALGGDDEQVEVELDAVPDDVAKIVFVLYLSEGGGSSRTLGQLRSLVVRLLNLDGGASIISTVDFADGLGNETALKLVELYKHNGDWKIRALGLGYSAGLAGVAKEFGVPL, via the coding sequence ATGGCCAAGGGTGCGAACATCGCGCTGCGCCGGGAGTTGCCCGACCTCAAGGGTGTCGTCGTCGGGGTGTCCTGGAACACCGGCGGCGAGCGGTCGCTCGACGACAACCTGGCGCTGCTGACCGTGCTCGTCGGTGCCGACGGCCGGGCCCTCTCACCCGAACACGTTGTCTACTTCAACCAGCTGGTCTCCGCCGACCTGTCCACCGCGCAGCTGGAGCAGGCGCTCGGCGGCGACGACGAGCAGGTCGAGGTCGAGCTCGACGCCGTGCCCGACGACGTCGCCAAGATCGTCTTCGTGCTCTACCTGTCCGAGGGCGGCGGTAGCAGTCGCACCCTCGGCCAGCTGCGCAGCCTCGTCGTCCGGCTCCTCAACCTCGACGGCGGCGCGTCGATCATCTCCACCGTCGACTTCGCCGACGGCCTCGGCAATGAGACCGCGCTGAAGCTGGTGGAGCTCTACAAACACAACGGCGACTGGAAGATCCGCGCGCTGGGCCTCGGCTATTCGGCCGGATTGGCCGGTGTCGCAAAGGAATTCGGCGTTCCGCTATGA
- a CDS encoding HAD family hydrolase, translated as MTTPSRPPAVSAVSLDIWGTLLGSDPAFKPARNAMLRDALAPDVATDVFDAAMRQADRDVDDRVVVDGVDVGFAGRVEQTLLRLGMTAAAVAERAPELMARQETLALAHPPRPLVPGLPAAVSALPVPVVLTSNTGMLPGELMRKLLALAGFGGLPGVFSNEVGVAKPRPEIFAEACSTLGVPASQVLHVGDNPIADVHGAEAAGMSAALVRPDGESTLDALRGIA; from the coding sequence ATGACGACTCCTTCGCGGCCACCTGCCGTCAGCGCCGTCAGCCTCGACATCTGGGGCACGCTGCTCGGCAGTGACCCGGCCTTCAAGCCGGCGCGCAATGCGATGCTGCGCGACGCGCTCGCCCCTGACGTCGCCACCGACGTCTTCGACGCCGCCATGCGGCAGGCCGACCGCGACGTCGACGACCGCGTGGTCGTCGACGGCGTCGACGTCGGCTTCGCCGGCCGGGTCGAGCAGACCCTCCTCCGGTTGGGTATGACGGCAGCCGCGGTCGCCGAGCGGGCGCCCGAGCTGATGGCCCGCCAGGAGACGCTCGCGCTCGCGCACCCGCCGCGGCCACTGGTCCCGGGCCTGCCCGCTGCGGTGTCGGCGCTGCCGGTGCCGGTCGTGCTGACCAGCAACACCGGCATGCTGCCCGGCGAGCTGATGCGAAAGCTGTTGGCACTGGCCGGTTTCGGCGGCCTTCCCGGTGTCTTCTCCAACGAGGTCGGGGTGGCCAAGCCTCGACCGGAGATCTTCGCCGAGGCGTGCTCGACGCTGGGCGTGCCGGCGTCGCAGGTGCTGCACGTCGGGGACAACCCGATCGCCGACGTGCATGGGGCCGAAGCCGCCGGGATGTCCGCGGCGCTCGTCCGCCCCGACGGCGAGTCGACGCTCGACGCATTGCGGGGCATCGCGTGA